The following are encoded in a window of bacterium SCSIO 12643 genomic DNA:
- the ade gene encoding adenine deaminase, whose translation MKYQKVIKANIVDIRNRKIYGAEIEVVGDRIKEIRKSSEQFDTYVLPGFIDAHIHIESSMLVPSEFARLAVPHGTVATVSDPHEIANVLGIDGVKYMINNGKEVPFHFYFGASPCVPATPFETAGAELNVQDVEELLKMDEVKYLSEMMNWPGVLHQDQDVTAKIDLAKKYNKPVDGHAPGLKGEQAQKYIEAGISTDHECFTEEEAIDKLKLGMKVQIRQGSAARNFEALFGLIDKYYASMMFCSDDKHPDDLQKGHINELVAESVRRGKDVFKVLQMACINPVDHYKLEVGQLREGDLADFIEVNNLEEFDVISVWVKGRKVAENGKSFIKSVPVETVNKFGISPIQLNDIELSSSTEKVNVIEVLDGELVTNKITGNAVLKEGKLESNTDEDVLKMVVVNRYEQHKPAVAFIQNFGLKRGAIASSVAHDSHNIIAVGTSDDAIVRSINLIIENKGGLSIVDGKVEKSLSLPVAGIMSDQSAETVAQEYHELSLMAKALGSPLRAPYMSLSFMALLVIPSLKLSDKGLFDGDKFEFTDVIA comes from the coding sequence ATGAAGTATCAAAAGGTGATCAAGGCAAATATTGTAGATATCCGTAATCGAAAAATTTATGGTGCAGAAATAGAAGTTGTTGGGGACAGGATTAAGGAAATTAGGAAGTCATCGGAACAATTTGATACCTATGTTTTACCTGGTTTTATTGATGCGCATATTCACATTGAGTCTTCCATGTTGGTACCTTCAGAGTTTGCAAGGTTGGCAGTGCCACATGGAACTGTTGCTACGGTTTCTGATCCACATGAAATCGCTAATGTTTTAGGTATAGATGGCGTGAAGTATATGATCAATAATGGAAAAGAAGTTCCTTTTCATTTTTATTTTGGCGCATCACCATGCGTACCTGCAACACCATTTGAGACCGCAGGAGCTGAATTGAATGTTCAGGACGTTGAAGAGTTATTGAAAATGGATGAGGTGAAGTATTTATCAGAAATGATGAATTGGCCTGGTGTTTTGCATCAGGATCAAGATGTAACTGCTAAAATTGATTTGGCAAAAAAATATAATAAACCTGTAGATGGTCATGCACCAGGATTAAAGGGCGAGCAAGCTCAAAAATATATTGAAGCCGGAATTTCGACCGATCACGAATGTTTTACGGAAGAGGAGGCCATAGATAAGTTGAAATTGGGCATGAAAGTTCAAATCAGACAGGGGAGTGCAGCAAGAAATTTTGAAGCGTTATTTGGGTTGATTGATAAATATTATGCGTCAATGATGTTCTGTTCGGATGATAAACATCCGGATGATTTACAGAAGGGACACATCAACGAATTGGTTGCTGAATCCGTTCGTAGGGGAAAGGATGTTTTTAAGGTGTTGCAAATGGCTTGTATTAATCCGGTAGATCATTATAAACTTGAAGTAGGCCAGCTAAGAGAAGGAGATTTAGCAGATTTTATAGAAGTGAACAACCTGGAAGAGTTTGATGTCATATCGGTTTGGGTAAAGGGTAGAAAAGTCGCGGAGAATGGGAAATCATTCATTAAAAGTGTACCAGTTGAAACTGTAAATAAATTTGGAATTTCACCAATTCAATTAAATGATATTGAGCTTTCGTCATCAACGGAAAAGGTAAATGTGATTGAAGTTTTAGACGGTGAGTTGGTGACAAACAAGATTACCGGAAATGCTGTTTTGAAAGAAGGGAAGCTCGAATCAAATACAGACGAAGATGTGCTTAAAATGGTTGTAGTAAATCGATATGAACAACATAAACCTGCCGTGGCTTTTATTCAAAACTTTGGATTAAAAAGAGGCGCTATCGCTTCATCAGTTGCTCATGATTCCCATAACATTATTGCTGTAGGTACTAGCGATGACGCTATTGTTAGATCGATTAATCTGATAATCGAAAATAAAGGTGGGTTATCAATAGTTGATGGTAAGGTTGAAAAGAGTTTATCTCTGCCGGTTGCAGGTATTATGTCTGATCAATCTGCAGAAACTGTAGCGCAGGAATATCACGAGTTATCATTAATGGCGAAAGCGCTTGGGAGTCCTTTGAGAGCACCATATATGTCATTGTCATTTATGGCTCTACTGGTAATTCCGTCTTTAAAACTTAGTGATAAGGGATTATTTGATGGAGATAAGTTTGAGTTTACAGATGTTATCGCTTAA
- the miaA gene encoding tRNA (adenosine(37)-N6)-dimethylallyltransferase MiaA gives MKQLIVITGATACGKTSVSVEIAKKLGTEVISCDSRQFYKEMSIGTAKPTKEEMDGVKHHFVDSHSIQEEVNAGKFENLVLPLLSELFEKYDSVILTGGSGLFIDAVVNGFDQMPSVDPETRKELNTTFEQQGIAPLFEQLQKLDPEYAQIVDAQNPKRIIRALEVCLSTHKTYTELRTGKKALRPFRTIKFVLDHPRQKLYARINTRVDLMLDMGLEEECRNLIPFKHLNALQTVGYKEFFDYFEHKTDRDTTIELIKRNSRRYAKRQLTWFRRDPAYHWIEAHDVSGIMELIESDQKS, from the coding sequence TTGAAACAGCTTATAGTTATAACCGGAGCAACAGCTTGTGGTAAAACATCTGTAAGCGTTGAAATTGCAAAAAAACTAGGAACAGAGGTTATTTCTTGTGATTCCAGACAATTCTATAAAGAAATGTCGATTGGAACAGCGAAACCTACCAAAGAAGAAATGGATGGGGTGAAACATCATTTTGTGGACTCCCACTCTATTCAGGAAGAAGTTAACGCAGGTAAATTCGAGAACCTTGTTCTACCATTACTGAGCGAACTATTCGAAAAATATGATTCTGTTATCCTTACTGGAGGTTCGGGACTATTTATTGATGCCGTAGTTAATGGCTTTGATCAGATGCCTTCCGTGGATCCTGAGACCAGGAAAGAATTAAATACCACATTTGAGCAACAGGGAATAGCACCTCTATTTGAACAACTTCAAAAACTCGATCCTGAATATGCTCAAATTGTAGATGCTCAAAATCCCAAACGTATCATCCGAGCTTTAGAGGTTTGTTTAAGTACCCATAAAACTTATACTGAGCTTCGAACGGGAAAAAAAGCTTTACGACCATTCCGTACTATCAAATTTGTTCTCGATCATCCAAGACAAAAACTCTACGCAAGAATCAACACCAGGGTTGATCTTATGCTTGATATGGGACTTGAAGAGGAATGTCGAAATTTAATTCCATTTAAACACCTCAATGCGCTCCAAACTGTAGGATACAAAGAGTTTTTCGATTATTTCGAGCACAAAACTGATCGCGACACAACCATTGAATTGATTAAACGAAATTCAAGAAGATACGCAAAAAGACAGCTCACATGGTTTAGGCGTGACCCTGCATATCATTGGATAGAAGCTCATGATGTATCCGGGATTATGGAATTAATCGAATCTGATCAAAAATCTTAG